In one window of bacterium DNA:
- a CDS encoding helix-turn-helix transcriptional regulator yields MTVRSASPQRCRLGAAIRERRRAIGLSQEDLAELIDCHRNYVGTVERGEQNVTFDLLMRFAKALETSLGTIINSAKL; encoded by the coding sequence ATGACTGTTCGTTCTGCATCCCCGCAACGTTGTCGGCTTGGGGCGGCCATACGAGAGCGCCGCCGTGCCATCGGCCTGTCCCAGGAGGATTTGGCTGAGCTCATTGATTGCCATCGCAATTACGTTGGCACCGTTGAGCGCGGCGAACAGAACGTCACCTTTGACCTGCTCATGCGTTTCGCCAAGGCGCTCGAGACGTCTCTTGGGACGATCATCAATTCTGCCAAACTTTGA